The Cinclus cinclus chromosome 15, bCinCin1.1, whole genome shotgun sequence region TTACCCATGATTTGGTCTCTGCGCTGAAGCCTGAAGGTCTCTTTTCCCACACAGAGCTGGTAGATGAAGATGCCCAGATCAGACACATTATCGATTTCCTCCGTAACCACCATCTCCTCACGCACCAGGTACGTCTGGGGCAGGTAAGAGCCAGTCTGGAAGACACAAAGCCTGAAGCTACAGACTGCTGCTAACAAGGGACAAAACACTACATTTCACTCTTAGCTTTGGAAGGGATTCAAGCAGCAGAGTTCAGCTTTCCTGATTTTTAGTAGCAAGATACACTGAGCTCAACCAGTCTCATACCAGGATAGTTCAAAACTGACAGAGGCCATTTCCAACAGCTGCAGTTACATCCAAACAAAGCACAATTAACCTCAACTCGGCAAGCTTCGGTGAAGCAAATGTAAGTCACGTTTATCTGTACACAAAATCTGCAgctaaaagagaaataaaatattgtgaACGACTCCAGGTTTGAGGCAGtatatttctaataaaaaaaaaaaaaaaaggcaaggcaACCTAGAAAAGGCTTCACCAGATTCTCCCAGCACTACTGAAACAGCTTCCTACCCTCCAACTCCTAAAAACAGGGGCAGAGTCATACACTTAAGAGCTTGTCTTCATGGAGCtagaaaacaatgaaacaaGCTAAACTAGACCAGTGGTCTCTAGAACCAGGTATAAGACagccaattatttttttaaaaaaatccatttgacACATGATAGCCAAGTATTGCATTTaactgggaagcagcagcaaggtCTATCAACTTGACCCATAAATCATCTTGGAAAAACACCAGTTTTAGTCACTGAAGAGTCAAATGCCTGTGGTGATCTCATAACTGCAGTGCCAATAACTGGGGAACAAGTTCACATTGTTCTTTTCAGCAAAACCCTCACGGGGCGAGTGAGCTTGCTGGGAGTAACTCTCAGGTTTAGGCTTTCAATGATATTTGGAGCTTTATCAAATTCCTTTCTAACAGCTAAATTTAACCTTATCTGCTGGTTGCTTTCAGCTCTCATAAAGCCAGGTATTAATAAGAGCATTAGGCATGAATCTACTCAACATAATATACACTGACAGCTGGCCTTAACTTCAGTGCAGTGACTGAGCCAGGGGATTATGGACTTTGATGCAGGGAGGACTGTTCTAGCAAGGGCCTGGAGTTCAggagcagcacccagcactCTTAGCAAAAGGCAGGCTGTCAGCAGaacccagcagcagagctcccacCTACCGCCAGCTTGGCAAAGAGATCCATCAGATTCCTTGGAGGCATGACTATGGAAGTGTTCAGCGGGATCACGTAGCAGTTCCCCAGCTGCAGGTCGAGATACGCCGtcaaaagctgttttaaaaacaagttcTCAATTAGTCAGGGGGCCTTTGATTAGGAGAACACAATTCCACCAGGAACAAGGCAAGCTAAAAAAGCTGGAGATCACTCACAGCTACCATGAAAGTGATGCATTCAGGCACTGCCCACTGTAAGATCTGAACTGTTAGCACTCTGGCAAACTAAGTAGTTACAGCAATAGTTTAAAAAACTTTCTTTTAGATAACAGAAAGCTGAATATAAAAGCAGCTTCTGCCATAATTGTAAAGGAGTACAGTTTGTACTAACACAGAGGAAGTATTTGGGAGTATGATCTCATAACTGAAAAGGTCTAATTAAGTGCAAACAAAAGGTATCCAGCTGCTGACAAACAATGATTCCCTTTAAATAGTTCCTCAGGAAAAGTGTTAGTCCCTACAAAAATCTCATCAGCATTGCCACTGAGTGCAAGAACTGTAGCAACTCAAATTATCTATTTATTCTATCTGCATTGCCAAGGCTGGATTCACAACCAACCTCCAAGAGCTTTCACAGCTGACTGAGGATAAATGTTAACACTATCAACACAACCTTGATTAAAAAAGTCAAATTAAAGCCAccctctcctctctgcctcaCGCAAAGTCCATGCAACAACCACAGCACTGTCAGGTTCTAGGTTTCAGCTGCCTGAAGTGATTTTTCCACGTCCTTCTCCAAGGCCCACACCTGTTTGCAACTCTACATTTTGCTGTGACATGGCTCTGAGTCCTCAGTCCCTTAACTCGCGTTTATGATGTTCTCTATTTGCATGGGATTCTCGATCCAACAGCAAGTGGCACTTGCAGACATCCCACGGGCACCAATAAAGCCGCATCGCACTGACACGCGCTTTTCTGGGAAACAACTCGGAGCTCCTGCCCACCGCGACTGCACGAGCGCAGAGTTAATCCcactgctgcagagctcacagggTCAGCTCTGCCACGCTTAAACCCAAGGAGCAGCCAGCGCCGGGGCGAGATTAAAGCCCCGGAGGCGATCCCAGAGCGGCGCAGCGCCCCCAGCGCCGACAGCGCCACTGACCCTGTCGAAGTCGTGCACGATGGCGGCGGGGTCGCTGTCGGAGAACTTGGGCACGGGCACGTCGATGATGGCGATGTTGTCGTCCTCGCGGATGTCGGCCTCCTCGGCGATGGGCAGGAAGTACGGCTCCACCGCGCGCTCCCGGCCCTCGTTCTCGAAGTAGCACATCTCCCCACGGTACACCTTGTGCTGGACGGGAGCAAGGGCAGGTAACGCACACATCAGCTTTAACACTGCGCTTCTGTCTGCCGGGACTGAGCACAGGTCTCTCACACCCGCAGGACACGCAGTCGTCACGCCCTCGTCATCTTTCCAGTCTAGTGATAATCCATTTTTTAACCAATGCtgtttaaatataaaaactCTAAGATTACCTTTGGCATGAAGTACTTGTAGATGCAGGCTCCACCTACAACAACCCCTGCCAAGATGAACGCCAGGCCCAGCAGAGTCAAGAGACATCTTCCAGATGAGTTTTCACCCCTGTGTGTGGCAACTTCTGGGTCCTTTAAAGAAAGAAGGGGAGAACTGAGCTtaggcagctgctctgaatttAAAGTGAGCTGTTATCAACTGTTTCACTTTGATACGCCATCTCCTGCTTCTAGGTGTGGGAATTACAAGTCAGcatcataaaataaaacacatgcaAGGCTACTGCATCAGATTAAGATCAGTTTTCAAACAGCACCAAGAGTACTTTCGGAGTCAGAGGATGTTTTCTACACAAACCCTTGTCCAGAAACTATTTGAGACGTAGGAAACTTAAATAACTGTAACAAAAGACCCTGTGCCACAGCCACGCTGTAGTACAAAAAGCAGGATTTGTAGATGAAGGTCCTTAAAGGCACACAGTGTCTTCAGgcctcttcccctcctcctcttgcTATCACGTGCACTAACATCACTTTTCCTCCCAAAGCTGGATTAACAGAAGAAGCCAAGATGCAACTTTGGCTGGGGAACAGACAACTGACACGAGTCACCAGGTTTTGGAACTTTTAATATGCACAAGCAAAGTCcattatgaaagaaaatgacTCGTCAGCTTAAACACAGCTTCCAATTATGCCAAATAAAACCAAGTCCCTGTGGCACATCCTACCCTGCAGCCTCAAAATAACCTTTCTGCTACCCAAATCCCAGGGAGTTTTGTTTCTAACAGACTGAAACGTCTCTCTTTAGCTGAGCAGCTTGTTTTCCTCCACCCTATGCTCTCTCAAAGATGACTGCACCCAAAGGAAAGTACTCTCAGGTGGTGACGAGTTGTGCAATCCTCACTGCAAAGGCAGAGGTGGTGTCTGAAAGGAAAGTTTAACCTCCCAGAGTTCCTGCAGCACCTTCCCAGCCTTCCAGCTGCAAGCCAAGTGAAGAGAACAGCAAAAAAGTGCTATCAAATACCAATCAATCAGAAGAGACATTCCCTCCTGGAATCACACACCGGGCCTGagtctttaaaaggaaaaaacagaacacaaaaaacaaccaccaaacCCAAAATGTTTAGATAACCCCTATATTTGGTCAAGAATGTCCCTTTAATGATTCCTGACTCCAGGATTTAATAGCTTGCTTTCAAGATCTGCTCTTTGTCCCAgtcaggaaggaagaaaattggATTTCACAGTAAAAGATCTTTTCCTTTGAGGTGTTCCCAGAATCagtggctgggctgggcacagcagcttcCATGGCCTTTCTTTCTCTGGGTCCTGCAGAACACAACACACTTAGTGACCTGTGCTCCCAACAAGCACCAGCATTGTCACCAGGGCTGCAGTATTTCCATGCTCAGCAAGATGCAGCAGCATAAAAGTCAAAGCCATCAGTTATGCAAGTGCTGAAACAAACCCCAAGCTGTTTTGTGAAAGTCAATACTCCTACATTCCACTTGCGCATCCTCCAAACACAAAAATGTTGGTTCAGCAGGACACAAGCTGCTACAATTGGCATGTGAAGCAtttgttaaaaaagaaacaaactacaaaaacaaagccaaagccTGGTTTCAAGTCAGAATGATGCCACATTTCTATGGCACTGTGACAATCACCTTTCAGGGTTAAGCGGCTGTAAGATGGAGATTAATTCTGTTCTCTCCACATTCTCCCACCTTCACCTCCACCTCGGAGCACCTTACTCATCCAGCCTGTCCCTACTTGAACACACCAGTCTGCACCAGTTTTGGCACTGCAGCCATCCCAGTGCAGGGGTGATGTCGACATCTAATTAGCCATACTTGCACTACACCTATTTCAAACAAAGCAGAGGTACTTGAGCATATTAAGCAGCAATGTGGGCAGCTGAACCTGAGAGGGAAGAGTTGACAGAGCTGCTAAGAGAACACAATAGCAAGATTTTGAGCAGGTTACAAAACCTCTGCACAAAAGTAACAGGCAAAAGTCATCAAAAACCTACAAAGGACATGCAGTTCTAAGCTTTTAACAAGCAAAGCAAACGAggaagaagagacaaaaagaaaaatctcgTGTTTTAACACTGCTGACAGCCCCAAAGATCCTGCAGGGAGAATATTCTGCAAGCTCAAGGGTTTTGTACAGATACTCCAGGGGACTTTTATTGTGCTGTTTCAGCCAACATTAACCTTTAAGCTTGTTTGCTCTGCACAAATATTCCAGCTAAAAAAGATATTAACAACCACTCCAACAAGTTTGTCTTGGAGTAAAATTATGAACTTGATGTTTACATGCAACTCCAAGCCCTGAAGTCAGAGTGAAGAGTTGTTAAAATCCCACATATGTGTGTGCAAACACACAGAATATTCCAGATTGAGAGGAGCAGCTCTCATGAGAACAGAAAAAGGGGTGTGTTTCTTAGAACTATTCCAGTCAGAGCTCTCACAGTACAGGGCTGGCAAATATATGAATAAACATTCGCCTCAGGAGTAGCTGAGGAGTTTGTCCTACAAGAAACTGGCCAGGCTAATGGCATCTtgaaattttaaatcttttatcTACCTTGTTTTCCtactttctctcctttttccgACAATTGAGTGCTACTGTATTAAATGCGCACACATCAAACTGACAGCTCAGAAGAGTGCACTGAACAGGAAAATCACTCTGCATCCCTTCTCCTTCCAAAGGAAGGCTATTTTAGGTGAGGCTGTGTAGGCTGGTAGGGAAGCTGCTTTCCTGATTACAGCTTagaagggggaagaaaagaaaaaaatagaactaGATCCAACTCCACAAGTTctgctgttttttaaattttcttactCTCCGACTGCAAACGAACTCAGCCCGTGCCATCTTGCCCACCTAGAGCCACTGATGTATTTACCTACAGGCTGAGCTTCTCCCCCATCTGCCTAAAACGCAAGACACCTTCAAAACAAATTTCCCACAAACTGGGAAAGTTCCACTCCAACCAGCGACGCGCAGCTCGCTGGGAAGGAAAAGCCAACCACAAGGGTGCTCGCCAGGGTTTCTATTTAAAACCCTTTATGGCAGGTTTCTTAATTTAAGCGCGACACCGACGCCTCGCCGCAGCGGCCGGGACGCTCCGAGCGCCGCCGGGAGCGGAGGACGAGCCTGAGCCCGCTTTGTTTGCCCGGGAGGCGCCGGCCGAGCGCTGCCCGCGCCGGGGGAGgctctccctgctcttcccaaggcagagctgggagctttAAAGCGCCGTCAGGAAACGCGGCGCTGGCACGGGCCCAGCTCGATATAAACAGCCGGTGCCGGCGCTGGCCCGGGGGTGTCACGGGACATCGCAGCGCGACAGGGCTGCGGAGAGGGACGGCACCGCGGCACCAGGGCCTCGCGGCCCCTCACGGCGGAGGGGAGCCGGTCTCTCAGCCCCGGGCAGGGCGCGGCGGAGCGGCCGCCGAACGAGCGAgagccccgcggccgccgccgcctcccccggCCGCGAGAAAATGGCGGCGGCTCCGTCTCCTCgggcccccctccccccctcacACCGCCCCgctcctcccgccgccgctgccggcTGGGACACCCCTGTGCCCGCACCTTGTCGGCCACCAACGCCTCGGCCGCCTCCTTTTTGGGCTCATCCTTGAGGGCGAAGGGCGAGTTGAAGGCGATCTTCACCATGGCGCCAGCTCTGCTGCCGCGTCCCGGAGCGGCAGCGGGGACAGCGCGGAGGGAGGGGCGGGGTCTGCGGTGACCACGCCCCCAGCCCCGCCCGCGGCACGGAGGGAGCGCCCCCTGCCGGTCGTTCCCCCTCAGCTGCCCTCAGGAGCCGGGAGCGCGTCCCGCCGTGGAGAGACGGGATGAGAGAGGCTGCAAAAGGTCTCAGGGACCATCGAGTCCAGCCTGGGACCGACCCCtaccttgtccccagcccagagcactgagtgccacctccagtcCTCCCTTGGACACCCCTAGGGGgggggactccaaacctccctgggcagcccctgccgatccctgagcacccttttcatggagaaattcctgctgctgtccaacctgagcccATCTTgtcccagcctgaggccgtttcacctcctcctgtccctgatcccccttttctccaggctgatcccctttcccagctccctcagcccctcctggtgctccctgggtacctgtcccagtgctctgcTCCCGCCATGGGAAGTTCTTTCCTCATGGTGAGGTGGAACTTCTTGTGGTTTAGTTAATGGCcactgctccttgtcctgtcactgtcaccactgaACAGAGCCTGGCACCATCCTCTGGCACCCATTGGAAATATTGCTATGGACTGAGGGGATCCCCTTGCAGTTTTCCCGTCTCCAGGCTaaccaagcccagctcccatagTCTCTCCTCttcagagatgctccagacccttcatcaTCATCGTGGCCTCTGCTGggccctctccagcagctccttggctTTTTTGTCCTTAAGAAACCcagacctgggcacagccctccagatgtgcctcagaaGGGAGAATGAAACACTTCATGCATTAGGCTGTCTGAAATAATCTGCTCCTTCATATGGATGGAAATCTGTGTCCGTCTCTCTAGAATTTGACTTTACAGCTCTACAAAGAAATCTGGTTTGAATCTGGTGCCCACACCGTGGAACCCTCCCTCACAGACAGCTGTAATTAAACAGAGCTGAACACTTATGCAAATATTGCAATAACTAATTCTTCTAAGTGTAAACAACATGCAGTGTGTATTCCAGCATTCAAAGCATGTTCCTGTTATTCCACAGATGGAATACACTGTGTTTCCTTTTAAGATCATAGGTTTGATATTGCTGTCTTTCATGTCTGTAAGAATTTTCACTTTGACTTCAGTCAGAAAAGAACAAACTGTTTTATGTCTATTTAGCCTGACTTGGCTAAATGTAACACAAAACACTTTAACCTCATTTTACCAAGAAACGAGCGAAAAATCAATTTTTCGTATTTCCTAGCTTTAGCATGTTGGGAATAAGTCAAACTCTATTCTCAAGGTACCTGGGACACAGATTTAGGACAGATTAAGAAGTTTCCTGTATGTCCAGTGCAATATTTGTACTCTCCAAAATGGTGGTTGATAAATGCTATGAATAATTTTAGTATCTTAACCTAATGTAATTACTTCATGCTTAAACAAACTGACTTTGTCATTCAATTACCCAATACCTTTATTtgaaaaagaagacagaaataaaactagAATACAACAGAAACAGACCCCAGCTTTTTCTCAAAGCCAGTGTCTGTACATCCCAGCTACCTCACTGTCCATGTTCTGTTGCAAGGGGTGGACACACCTGGAAATATTGtgctcagagagaaaaaaaagttaaagaatAGAAGGGGTTTCTTTACATTTGTCTGCAGTCAAATTTACAAAACGGAACTTTCATAAGATTTGTTGTagatttttctaaaatgtgtCTTTCTGTAGTGTATATGACAATAATTTATCTTAACATGTTCaaaacttatttaaaatgtgCAGTGTCTGGGGAAAAAGTAATTCTAGCATCATCAAACAGTTTTAGACAGCTGATATTCTCAGTTCAGTCAGCACCAACTCCTTCCAAACACATCTCCTCGTAAAAACTTGAGTGTGTTTTGTAGAGTACCAGGTTGGgaagacattttaattttttccctcttctagAAATCATCAGTCTGTTTGACTGAATAAATATTAGAGAACCCCGTGGGTGACTCCCCCACTTCACCCCTAAAATGCTTTTTCACCTTAGTCCTGGCCCAGTTTTCTTTCAGACTTTTGCCATATTGATTGCAGTTAGGTCTGGAAATCCCAAGCTATCTAAAGAAGTCATATCACTTCTTCTTTTGAACTCGGcaatatttctgctttcctttgctATTAAAATACCCTGGGGTTAATTTCCTGGTGTTTATTCTGAGATTGTCTTTATCACCTTGGCAGGGAAGAGATTATCTCCTGATACTTAATTATCTTTTCAATCCTTCTGGTGTCTGTAAAGTTAAAGCAGCACTGCCttacaaaaataacaaatactAGTTGTTTTAGAGACTGGAGAAATTTGGCCAAAGCAAGGGGGAACTGGGATGCTGTGGTGTGTGAGTTACCTTTACTCACAGAGAAGAGAACTGTATTTCTTAGAAGTTCCACTAAACCTCAACACCTCCCTTTTAGCAGCAGTGATGACATAAGGAGCCCAGACAGCCTAAGAATATTAAAGACCAGGCTTTGGAAGGTGAGCTTGTACCTTGTATTGCACCAGGCAGTGAGTCAGCAGATAATCCCACTGAAAGCTCCTTTTTGAGCAatcctgaattaatttttaacgTGTAGGAGTTTTTTAACTCTTCtaatacactttttaaaaacttcagcCATAAGATGTGTTCACATTTACTcagtcccttttttttttttttttttgccaagagAATCCTTCCTTACTTTCTGGGAACAATGGGATGTTCTATTTATCCTAGTCGTTGAAGTGTTCTCACACTTTGAAGCAGAAGGTGCTGTGTATGTGCATAAACCTGACTCGTGTATCTTGTCCTGGCTCaaacagagctgggaggaggaggaggctgcaggcTGGCAAGACATGTGAGCACATGTTCTGCATTTCAGTGGTCACTCACAGCTCCTTAAACCTGAGTAATGTTTTGTTAGACCTAAATCCATGCACAGAGTTCAGCACTGAAGTGTAAATTCACTCAGCTGAGCCTCACACCCTCACTGCTACTGCGGAGCTCACAGGGACAACGAGTCTCAGAGCCCCAGCCTGGACTCAAGGTGTAAAGAAACAGTAATTAGTACAAGTAATAATTAACAGTTTTAAATATACATTATATCCaacagctgggtttttttatgagCAGTGTAATTACTGGCAGAAGTGCCATTAAAGTAAACAAGCGTATCATGCAGGGCTGTTAAAAATTAAGGAGAAACTACAAACCCTCTCCTTTTCAAAAGACCTTCTCCCCGTTTGACATTTTGTATTTATCCAGATGTATGAAGTTCTGCTTTTTCCTCCAGTTCTTTCCCAACTCTCTTGCAAAGCATTCCTCCCTCACCACCTCCTCCCGTTTTTCCTCACTCACCAGTTCTGGTATTCCATCTTCATTCCTTCCCTAATAAGTGACCTGGGACCTCTTTTACCTTTCTACCTGTTCCTAAGGCTGTTGATACTGAATCCATCTAGATTTCAGACCACAAAATTGCAAATCTGAGAGCTGCCTGTTTAAACTTTTGTGGAGGAAAGTTTTTCCCACTAAATTTGGGGCCTTGAGTGAGGATCTGTGTGTCTGGAGAGGAAATGTTGTTTGCTTCGCTGCCTTCCCCTACTGCCTGGCAGGCTTCTCTCCACTGCAGCAGTGTTAGATTAGGATCTGTGGCAAGGAAAACACACATTACTCACTTCTACTGATGCCTTGTTACAAAACACTACAACAGGAATCTTGGTTACATGGAAAGTCGCCTATTTCCATGCAGGGAGAAGTCCGGAGTCCCTTTTCTCTGCAGTGTCCAGCTGTGGGAGGAATGAGAACAGGGAGCCTGAAGGACACAGAGATCCTGTTGATCAGGTCAGTGTTGAAGAGACCTCACTGCCCACACAGCCATTGCCTCACAGAGCAGAATTCCACAAGAAATTCCAGTCCTCTGgaacatctgccaagtgaggAGCACACCCAGGGTGATCAGCAGCCCAGGTGGATGGAAGGGCCAAATGTGCCTGTGGTGTAAGTGCAGTGAGGCAAGCAGAGATCCATCAGGAACCCGGAGTCCTGGCTGGTCTGTAACAGAATTGCCAcactctgctgctggaggaaacCCAGCAATTGCTCCGAGCTCAGAGTGGCTTCTACTGATTCGGCCAAATAGACATTTTTGGACAGAGATTCTTGTTTGCCTTGGCACGGAGGGGTGGCATCCGGGATTCCCCCTCTTTCCTTTCAGGCATGCTTTTCCTCAAACCCACTCCAGGAGTTCTCCCTCTGGCCAGGTGGGCTGGCAGAGGCTCAGCTCTTCCAGGGGCTGCTGTAGGGGAGGACCCCTAgagtgggtttgtttttatttaaatgggGGCTGTTAGTTTTTGGACATCCTAAATgggaaaatgctgaagaaaactCACCCCTTCATCCTCAGTATTCTCCCTGTGTGCTGATCCCTACTTGAGTAGGAACTTTAGTGgctctgctgtcctgctggaATGCTGAACATCAGGAGGGCCCACACCTACACATGCAGATGTTGCTGCAAGGGGCATCTTCTTCTCAAAGAGCCCAGGCTTGATCCTGCTGTGACCAAGTCATGTTTGAGCTCACTTTAGTAATGAGTGTGGACATGGGAATGTCTAGTTTGGCTGTGCTGTCCAAAACTCgatgctgtccctgccctgggctggatgAGGATATTCCCAGAtacacagggctgtgctggcagcggccccagtgccctggcagAACTCTGCAGTGGGTGGTGAAGCTTGTTTGACTTGTTCCTGTGGGTTTGCTCTGTGCCTGTCGATAAGGCCatgcacacagggacagctctTTCCTGCCTTAGTGGAAGCAGTACCCATAGAGCTGGTGCTCCTGGACTCAGGAAGGATTTCTGGGAGCTCACATCATCAGTTTAACAGCCATTAAGTCTTCCAGTGAGTCGTGGAATCATTAAGGTTAGAAgaacctccaagatcatcaagtccaacctttgaccaaacaccTCATGTCACATAAACAatagcactgagtgccacgtgCAGTAGTTTCTTTGAGgacctccagggatgaggacCCCACCAcccccctgggcagccccttccaatgcttcaccaccctttccatgatgaaattcctcctgatgtccaacctgacaCAGCTTGgtgctgtttcctcttgtcctgtcccttgcgCCCTTGGAGAATAGCACAGCTTTCATctggctgccccctcctgtcagggagctgtgcagaggcagaagggcacccctgagcctccttttctccaggctgagccccctcagatccctcagccactcctggaattccagctcctACCCCATCTCTGTCGTCCAAAGATGCAGCTCTGGAAACAACCAAGGAAATGAGAGCCCTGCCTCAGTCTGTTTACATCTGTGTGTGTTCCATGCATGCCACCTGCATATGGAGCAGCTCCATCTGTTCACATGACATTAATGAAGGATTTATGGCCACACCACATTCCAGCTGCAGAATTTTCTTATGTATGAGATGCTGTAATTAGGCACCACTAAGAGATTGTAGAAGGTTTTGGAGCAAGGGTGGAAAGTCACAGGTGAGTCATTCAAGGGCTTTAACAGAGCTCTGTGCATCACCCAGAGCTGGATCCGAACTGAAACTGGGAATATCCGAATTCAGTGAGTAAAAAAGGCATAACTCAATTACAGAGATACTTTTTCTACAAACTTCATTAACACTAACAGAAATCAGCCCTGGACTGTGAGTAAGAATGTGTTACCAATTTCTGTAGCCAGCTTTTAACTGAAGAAATAATacagactttaaaaataaaaattactgataGAAAACGAACCTGCTTTCACCCTCATCTACTCCTAtgggtgctttttttttttgtagaataCAGGTGTCCCTTTTCATGTGCGCAAAGCCTGTCAAAAATAGCAAACCCACAGAGCACCTGTGCTAACAGAGCTGGAGTACAAATCTTGTCAGTTAAAGAGATTTATAGGGCTTTT contains the following coding sequences:
- the ITM2A gene encoding integral membrane protein 2A isoform X2 — translated: MVKIAFNSPFALKDEPKKEAAEALVADKDPEVATHRGENSSGRCLLTLLGLAFILAGVVVGGACIYKYFMPKHKVYRGEMCYFENEGRERAVEPYFLPIAEEADIREDDNIAIIDVPVPKFSDSDPAAIVHDFDRLLTAYLDLQLGNCYVIPLNTSIVMPPRNLMDLFAKLATGSYLPQTYLVREEMVVTEEIDNVSDLGIFIYQLCVGKETFRLQRRDQIMGVQKRAAENCHSIRHFENSFVVETRICQQ
- the ITM2A gene encoding integral membrane protein 2A isoform X1 translates to MVKIAFNSPFALKDEPKKEAAEALVADKVRAQGSPLLSLKDPEVATHRGENSSGRCLLTLLGLAFILAGVVVGGACIYKYFMPKHKVYRGEMCYFENEGRERAVEPYFLPIAEEADIREDDNIAIIDVPVPKFSDSDPAAIVHDFDRLLTAYLDLQLGNCYVIPLNTSIVMPPRNLMDLFAKLATGSYLPQTYLVREEMVVTEEIDNVSDLGIFIYQLCVGKETFRLQRRDQIMGVQKRAAENCHSIRHFENSFVVETRICQQ